Proteins found in one Falsirhodobacter algicola genomic segment:
- the gloB gene encoding hydroxyacylglutathione hydrolase yields the protein MTIDLLTIPCLRDNYAFLAFDAEHRRAICVDVPEANPILAVLSAREWDLTHILLTHHHDDHVEGVAKLRAATGATVVGAAADTHRLPPLDIALREGDRLDVLDTSVEVLDVPGHTVGHIAFVMREAGLAFTGDSLMAGGCGRLFEGSPAQMWHSLQKLAALPADTRICSGHEYTQSNLRFAATLEPENPALISRIEAVDAARSEGRPTVPSRLDEELSTNPFLRPALLKAALGMPDADDAAVFAEIRARKDNF from the coding sequence ATGACGATCGACCTTCTGACGATTCCCTGCCTGCGCGACAACTATGCCTTTCTGGCCTTCGACGCCGAACACCGCCGCGCGATCTGCGTCGATGTCCCCGAGGCGAACCCGATCCTTGCGGTGCTGTCGGCGCGGGAATGGGATCTGACGCATATCCTGCTGACACACCATCACGACGACCATGTGGAGGGCGTGGCCAAGCTGCGCGCCGCCACGGGTGCCACCGTGGTGGGCGCGGCCGCTGATACGCACCGCCTGCCCCCGCTCGACATCGCCCTGCGCGAAGGCGACCGGCTGGATGTGCTGGACACCTCGGTCGAGGTGCTGGATGTGCCGGGGCACACGGTCGGCCATATCGCCTTCGTCATGCGGGAGGCGGGGCTGGCCTTCACGGGCGACAGCCTAATGGCGGGCGGCTGCGGGCGGCTGTTCGAAGGCTCTCCCGCGCAGATGTGGCACAGCCTTCAGAAGCTGGCGGCCCTGCCCGCCGACACGCGGATCTGCTCGGGCCACGAATACACCCAGTCGAACCTGCGCTTCGCCGCAACTCTTGAACCGGAAAATCCCGCTCTTATCTCCCGTATCGAAGCGGTGGACGCGGCCCGGAGCGAAGGGCGCCCCACCGTCCCGTCCCGTCTGGACGAAGAACTGTCCACCAACCCCTTCCTTCGCCCCGCTTTGCTGAAGGCAGCTCTCGGCATGCCGGATGCGGACGATGCCGCCGTCTTCGCCGAGATCCGCGCACGGAAGGACAATTTCTAG
- the clpA gene encoding ATP-dependent Clp protease ATP-binding subunit ClpA: protein MPSFSNTLEQAIHGALALANARRHELATLEHLLLALLDEPDASRVMKACAVDTDELRKTLVDFIDDDLATLVTTVEGSEAVPTAAFQRVIQRAAIHVQSSGRTEVTGANVLVAIFAERESNAAYFLQEQDMTRYDAVNFIAHGVAKNPEYGEQRDVSGAEEGLHHETPKAEAGEAKESALSKYCVDLNVKARKGDVDPLIGREAEVERCIQVLCRRRKNNPLLVGDPGVGKTAIAEGLAWKIINNQVPDILARATIYSLDMGALLAGTRYRGDFEERLKAVVKEMEEHPNAVLFIDEIHTVIGAGATSGGAMDASNLLKPALAGGKLRTMGSTTYKEFRQHFEKDRALSRRFQKIDVNEPSLPDAIKILMGLKPHFEDHHDIRYTSDAIKTAVELASRYINDRKLPDSAIDVIDEAGAAQHLLADSKRRKTIGVKEIETVVAKIARIPPKNVSKDDAEVLRDLEPTLKRVVFGQDAAITALASAIKLARAGLREPEKPIGNYLFAGPTGVGKTEVAKQLASTLGVELLRFDMSEYMEKHAVSRLIGAPPGYVGFDQGGMLTDGVDQHPHCVLLLDEIEKAHPDVYNILLQVMDHGKLTDHNGRQVDFRNVILIMTSNAGASDMQKAAIGFGRDRRTGEDTAAIERTFTPEFRNRLDAVISFAPLPKDVILQVVEKFVLQLEAQLMDRNVHIELTPEAARWLGDKGYDDRMGARPLGRVIQENIKKPLAEELLFGRLTKGGVVKVVMKDDKIELEIDEQKGRLTNQRPPLLTAE from the coding sequence GTGCCATCGTTTTCCAACACTCTTGAGCAAGCCATCCACGGCGCCCTGGCGCTTGCGAACGCCCGCCGCCACGAACTCGCCACACTCGAACATCTGCTGCTTGCCCTGCTGGACGAACCGGATGCCTCGCGGGTCATGAAGGCCTGCGCCGTCGATACGGACGAGCTGCGCAAGACCCTCGTCGATTTCATCGACGACGACCTCGCGACGCTGGTGACGACCGTCGAAGGTTCCGAAGCGGTGCCGACCGCCGCCTTCCAACGCGTGATCCAACGCGCGGCGATCCATGTCCAAAGCTCCGGCCGGACCGAGGTGACGGGCGCGAACGTGCTGGTCGCCATCTTTGCCGAGCGCGAATCCAACGCCGCCTATTTCCTGCAAGAGCAGGACATGACGCGCTATGATGCGGTGAACTTCATCGCCCATGGCGTGGCCAAGAACCCCGAATACGGCGAGCAGCGCGATGTCTCCGGCGCCGAAGAGGGGCTTCATCACGAAACCCCGAAGGCCGAAGCCGGAGAGGCCAAGGAATCGGCGCTGTCGAAATACTGCGTCGATCTGAACGTGAAGGCCCGCAAGGGCGATGTGGACCCGCTGATCGGCCGCGAGGCCGAGGTGGAGCGCTGCATTCAGGTCCTTTGCCGCCGCCGCAAGAACAACCCGTTGCTGGTGGGCGATCCGGGCGTGGGCAAGACGGCCATCGCCGAAGGCCTTGCATGGAAGATCATCAACAATCAGGTGCCGGACATTCTGGCACGGGCGACGATCTACAGCCTCGACATGGGGGCGCTGCTGGCCGGAACCCGGTATCGCGGCGATTTCGAAGAACGTCTCAAGGCCGTCGTGAAGGAAATGGAGGAGCACCCGAACGCGGTCCTCTTCATCGACGAGATTCACACCGTAATCGGTGCGGGTGCCACCTCGGGCGGGGCGATGGATGCTTCGAACCTGCTGAAACCCGCGCTGGCGGGCGGCAAGCTGCGGACCATGGGCTCCACCACCTATAAGGAGTTCCGTCAGCACTTCGAAAAGGACCGCGCCCTGTCGCGCCGGTTCCAGAAGATCGACGTGAACGAGCCGTCGCTGCCCGATGCGATCAAGATCCTGATGGGTCTGAAGCCGCATTTCGAGGATCACCACGACATCCGCTATACCAGCGATGCGATCAAGACGGCGGTGGAGCTTGCCTCGCGCTACATCAACGACCGCAAGCTGCCGGATTCGGCGATCGACGTGATCGATGAGGCCGGTGCGGCCCAGCACCTGCTGGCCGATTCCAAACGCCGCAAGACGATCGGCGTGAAGGAGATCGAAACGGTGGTCGCCAAGATCGCCCGCATCCCCCCGAAGAACGTCTCTAAGGACGATGCGGAGGTGCTGCGCGATCTGGAACCGACGCTGAAGCGTGTGGTCTTCGGACAGGACGCGGCGATCACGGCGCTGGCCTCGGCGATCAAGCTGGCGCGTGCCGGGCTTCGCGAGCCTGAAAAGCCGATCGGCAACTACCTCTTTGCTGGCCCCACGGGCGTCGGCAAGACCGAGGTGGCCAAGCAGCTCGCCTCGACGCTGGGTGTGGAACTGCTGCGCTTCGACATGTCGGAATACATGGAGAAGCACGCCGTCTCGCGGCTGATCGGTGCGCCTCCGGGCTATGTCGGCTTCGATCAGGGCGGCATGCTGACCGACGGCGTGGACCAGCACCCCCATTGCGTGCTGCTGCTGGACGAGATCGAGAAGGCGCACCCGGATGTCTACAACATCCTGTTGCAGGTCATGGATCACGGCAAACTGACGGACCATAACGGCCGGCAGGTGGATTTCCGCAACGTGATCCTGATCATGACCTCGAACGCGGGCGCGTCGGACATGCAGAAGGCCGCGATCGGCTTTGGCCGCGACCGCCGCACCGGCGAGGATACCGCCGCGATCGAGCGGACCTTCACGCCGGAGTTCCGCAACCGTCTCGATGCCGTCATCTCCTTCGCGCCGCTGCCGAAGGACGTGATCCTGCAGGTGGTGGAGAAGTTCGTGCTGCAACTCGAAGCGCAGCTCATGGATCGCAACGTCCATATCGAACTGACGCCGGAGGCCGCCCGTTGGCTGGGTGACAAAGGGTATGACGACCGGATGGGCGCACGCCCGCTCGGCCGCGTGATCCAAGAGAACATCAAGAAGCCTCTGGCCGAGGAGCTTCTGTTCGGTCGCCTGACGAAGGGCGGCGTGGTCAAGGTCGTCATGAAGGACGACAAGATCGAATTGGAGATCGACGAGCAGAAAGGGCGGCTGACCAATCAGCGCCCGCCCCTGCTGACCGCCGAATGA
- a CDS encoding DUF2125 domain-containing protein has translation MRTILGIIVVAALAFCGWWFVGAKMFRGGVEHWLAAQEASGRSAAVEGMTVSGFPLTFRATSGQVAIFDPKSGWGWQAPAAEVSMPAWWPLRVTVSLPERQVLETPAGQIDLNAAEAEGHVRLSTDLAPVAARAATGAVTASMAMGELTASGIRATSDRVSARSHHLTLQADGLALTSDIIDLDDGSLSMDATATLAERIDDLPDAVAVPIDEITLSSFDLRFGKMAVTGSGHILADARGFAAGDLTLRLENWPDALDTAVAAGVIPANRVDMLEGAFRMMAADGTLELPLILSGGEVRFGPLPLGPAPRLR, from the coding sequence ATGCGGACGATACTGGGCATCATCGTGGTGGCGGCGCTCGCCTTTTGCGGCTGGTGGTTCGTCGGCGCGAAGATGTTCCGCGGCGGCGTGGAACATTGGCTGGCGGCGCAAGAGGCCTCGGGCCGCAGCGCCGCCGTGGAGGGGATGACCGTTTCGGGCTTCCCGCTGACCTTCCGGGCGACCTCGGGGCAGGTGGCGATCTTCGATCCGAAATCGGGCTGGGGCTGGCAGGCCCCGGCGGCGGAGGTATCGATGCCGGCATGGTGGCCGCTTCGGGTGACCGTCTCGTTGCCGGAACGTCAGGTGCTGGAAACGCCCGCCGGGCAGATCGATCTGAACGCCGCCGAGGCCGAGGGCCATGTCCGTCTTTCGACCGATCTTGCGCCGGTCGCGGCCCGTGCGGCCACCGGCGCCGTGACGGCGAGCATGGCGATGGGCGAGCTGACGGCGAGCGGCATCCGCGCGACATCGGACCGCGTGTCGGCCCGGTCGCATCATTTGACGCTGCAGGCGGACGGGCTGGCGCTGACCTCGGACATCATCGATCTGGACGATGGCAGCCTGAGCATGGACGCCACCGCCACATTGGCCGAGCGGATCGACGATCTGCCCGATGCCGTCGCCGTGCCGATCGATGAGATCACCCTGAGCAGCTTCGATCTGCGCTTCGGCAAGATGGCCGTCACCGGGTCGGGCCATATCCTCGCGGATGCGCGGGGATTCGCGGCCGGTGATCTGACCCTGCGGCTGGAGAATTGGCCCGATGCGCTGGATACCGCCGTGGCCGCCGGGGTCATCCCGGCGAACCGGGTGGATATGCTGGAAGGCGCATTCCGCATGATGGCCGCCGACGGCACGCTGGAACTGCCGCTGATCCTGTCGGGCGGGGAGGTGCGCTTCGGCCCGCTGCCCCTCGGCCCCGCGCCACGCCTGCGCTGA
- a CDS encoding gamma-glutamylcyclotransferase: MTERLWVFGYGSLIWDPCFPVERRVLARLDGWQRSFCMASVHYRGTPDAPGLVLALDRAEGHFCHGVAFLVAEGAEDAALAALRERELVSSAYLEMRLPLADPAVTALTYVIDPGHVQYCRHDAETQAQIIARAQGERGPNRDYLANTVRHLDDLGIPDPDLHELDRRVRDISP; encoded by the coding sequence ATGACAGAGCGGCTTTGGGTCTTCGGCTACGGCTCGCTGATCTGGGATCCCTGCTTCCCGGTGGAGCGGCGGGTTCTGGCACGGCTGGACGGCTGGCAGCGCAGCTTCTGCATGGCCTCGGTCCATTATCGGGGCACGCCCGACGCGCCGGGCCTCGTCCTTGCGCTGGATCGTGCGGAGGGGCACTTCTGTCACGGCGTGGCCTTCCTCGTGGCCGAGGGCGCCGAGGATGCCGCCCTCGCCGCCCTGCGGGAGAGGGAACTGGTGTCCAGCGCCTATCTGGAAATGCGCCTGCCCCTTGCCGATCCTGCGGTGACGGCGCTGACCTATGTGATCGATCCGGGCCATGTGCAGTACTGCCGCCACGACGCGGAGACGCAGGCGCAGATCATCGCGCGGGCGCAGGGGGAGCGCGGGCCGAACCGCGATTACCTTGCGAATACGGTGCGTCACCTCGACGATCTGGGCATCCCCGATCCCGATCTGCACGAACTTGACCGCCGCGTACGCGATATCTCGCCTTGA